ACTCAATAAGTACTGGACCCTTTGTGAAATGCTTTGATTTGACTGATGGACGAGACTCTAAAAATACTAGTCGTTGATGATGATGCAGTTGATCGGATGGCAGTCCGTCGGGCTTTGCTGAAAACCGATTTAGTGGTTGATCTTTCAGAAGCTGAAGATAGTGAATCTGCGCAAGCCACTTTAAAGACTAGTCAGTTTGACTGTATCCTAGTTGATTATTTTTTACCTGATCAGAACGGTTTGGAACTGGTAAAACATATACGTCACCTTGAAATTGATACACCATTAGTAGTGCTCACGGGGCAAGGAGATGAGCAGGTTGCTGTAGACGTCATGAAAGCTGGCGCAGCAGACTATTTGTCAAAAGCCCGGATTGCACCATCTACTCTAGCTAGAAGTGTTCAGGGGGCTATCCGCCTTCACCGAGCAGAACAGGCTGCTCGTATTGCCAGTGAAAGACTATGGAGGACGAATAATCAACTACGCCAGCAAAATGAAGAACTTGCTATGCAGCGGGCCCAGATTGAATCTAAGAACCAAGAACTCATTGAAGCCTATCGCCTCAAATCTGAGTTTATTGCGACCATCTCCCACGAGCTACGAACCCCTATGAATGCAATTATGGGTTTCTCTCAGTTACTCATACGTCAGTACCCCGACCCGCTAAGTGAACAACAGTTAGACATGGTTAAGCGGATTTTTGACAATAGCCGTAACCTCTTGAGCATGGTCAATGAAGTGTTGGATTTTTCTAAAATTGAGGCCAACCGTTTAGAGATTCATCCCAATGACTTCCAGCTTTCTGTGCTTGTTCTGTCTACCATTCAAGAACTTCAACCCCTTGCTTTAGATAAAGACCTTACTTTGGAAGCTAATCTTCCAGAATCTCTGCACACCTTACAGATAAACAATGATCCTGAATGTCTGCGTCGAATATTGGTTAATTTAATTTCCAATGCTATAAAATTCACCAAGACTGGCGGAATCACCATATCTGTCAGACAACCCAACACAAACCAAGTCGAACTTTCAGTTCAAGATACTGGAATGGGGATTCCTCAAGAGCATTTGGAAGCTATCTTTGAACCGTTTCGCCAAGTTGATCAATCCTTGACCCGTGGTCATCCTGGTACAGGATTGGGGCTTGCGATTACAGACTCTCTGGTCAAAGCCATGCAAGGAAAAATCTCAGTTACAAGCCAACTGGGTGAAGGGACAACATTTGTTGTTCAATTGCCGATTCACGCCAAAGAAGCTCCCAATGGGAGGGTAAAACCCCTATGATTTGAGCTGAGCCATCTTGCTGGTATCAACATGACTGACCGATCTTTTTGCAAACGTACCATTAGTCAAGCTCATGCCACCTGCTGCCTCATCTATACAATTATTGAACCGCTATATTCTGGCCGTTGACGATCTGCCAGATAATTTGATGCTGCTCAAAATGATGTTGGAGAGTGCGGGCTACCGAATAGAATTGGCGGATAGTGGTCCGGTGGCGCTGGCGCAAATCCAAAAAGCCCAGCCTGATTTAGTGATTTTGGATGTGATGATGCCGGGAATGAGTGGCTATGAAGTCACCCAAAAGATCCGCAATGACCCTCAGCTACCCTATATTCCTATTCTGCTGATTTCAGCCCATGAGCGCTCAAGCGTGGTCAAGGGACTGGATGCCGGGGCGGATGATTTTATTCGTAAACCTGTGGAGTTAGAGGAACTGCAGGCGCGGGTGCGATCGCTTCTGCGTCTCAAGCAGTCCATCGATCAGCGAGAGAACTTTATCTCTTGCCTCACCCATGATTTACGGACGCCGTTAATTGCTTGCGATCGCATGGTGGATTTGGTTCGCCAAGGGGTATTTGGAGACATCGCCCCAGCAGTAGAGGAAGCCCTAGCGGGCGTTAGCAGCAGCAACCAAAATTTGCTGCAGATGCTCAACACTTTGCTAGAGGTCTACTGCTACGAACTGGGGGAAAAGAAACTCAGTTTTATTGCCGTTGATATGCAGGAACTGATCACTGAGGTGGTCACAGAACTCAATCCCCTGGCCTTAGAAAAACAACTGAAGTTAACCTGCGACTGGCAGACCGAGGTGCGGGAACTGAGGTGCGATCGCATGGAGCTACGCCGGGTGATCACCAACCTCATCAACAATGCCATCAAGTTTACGGACACGGGTTCTATAACCGTATCCAGTACCTCCGATCCGAAACACCTTCTCATTGAAATTCAAGACACCGGCGTGGGGATTGCCGAAGCGGACCAAGCTCAGATTTTTGAGCGGTTTAAACAGACCCAGCATAATCGCGCTG
The genomic region above belongs to Acaryochloris sp. CCMEE 5410 and contains:
- a CDS encoding hybrid sensor histidine kinase/response regulator — its product is MDETLKILVVDDDAVDRMAVRRALLKTDLVVDLSEAEDSESAQATLKTSQFDCILVDYFLPDQNGLELVKHIRHLEIDTPLVVLTGQGDEQVAVDVMKAGAADYLSKARIAPSTLARSVQGAIRLHRAEQAARIASERLWRTNNQLRQQNEELAMQRAQIESKNQELIEAYRLKSEFIATISHELRTPMNAIMGFSQLLIRQYPDPLSEQQLDMVKRIFDNSRNLLSMVNEVLDFSKIEANRLEIHPNDFQLSVLVLSTIQELQPLALDKDLTLEANLPESLHTLQINNDPECLRRILVNLISNAIKFTKTGGITISVRQPNTNQVELSVQDTGMGIPQEHLEAIFEPFRQVDQSLTRGHPGTGLGLAITDSLVKAMQGKISVTSQLGEGTTFVVQLPIHAKEAPNGRVKPL
- a CDS encoding hybrid sensor histidine kinase/response regulator; protein product: MPPAASSIQLLNRYILAVDDLPDNLMLLKMMLESAGYRIELADSGPVALAQIQKAQPDLVILDVMMPGMSGYEVTQKIRNDPQLPYIPILLISAHERSSVVKGLDAGADDFIRKPVELEELQARVRSLLRLKQSIDQRENFISCLTHDLRTPLIACDRMVDLVRQGVFGDIAPAVEEALAGVSSSNQNLLQMLNTLLEVYCYELGEKKLSFIAVDMQELITEVVTELNPLALEKQLKLTCDWQTEVRELRCDRMELRRVITNLINNAIKFTDTGSITVSSTSDPKHLLIEIQDTGVGIAEADQAQIFERFKQTQHNRAGHGLGLHLCQQVVQAHGGELSVRSQPGQGSTFTLQLPLTVI